In Rissa tridactyla isolate bRisTri1 chromosome 2, bRisTri1.patW.cur.20221130, whole genome shotgun sequence, a single window of DNA contains:
- the CFAP418 gene encoding cilia- and flagella-associated protein 418 yields MAEDLDQLLDEVERRLCRLPGQGAAGGHRDGDGQEEEQTAKEGRSAKLLMSAGSSEEDIDDIIDEICNDSSFAKTPLKLKSKSASLTPESNSVVVQTHRKRCCPVYLGGSSSPCGIGTNISKRTCDQLRCTACDFRVSLFNDYIWDQSCDYLFFRNNMPELSKLRAKMIKKKGARAYACQCSWRSIDELTDLQTDQQLRWVCGKHAE; encoded by the exons ATGGCGGAGGACCTGGACCAGTTACTGGATGAAGTGGAGAGGCGGCTCTGCCGCCTGCcggggcagggggcggcgggTGGCCACCGGGACGGCGATggccaggaggaggagcagaCGGCGAAGGAGGGCAG atcaGCTAAACTGTTAATGAGTGCTGGCAGCAGTGAAGAAGATATAGATGACATTATTGATGAAATCTGTAATGACAGCAGCTTTGCCAAAACACCTCTG aaattgaaGTCTAAGTCTGCAAGTCTCACACCTGAAAGCAACAGTGTTGTTGTACAGACTCATAGGAAAAG ATGCTGTCCAGTGTATCTGGGTGGAAGCTCTTCACCATGTGGCATAGgaacaaatatttcaaaaag AACTTGTGATCAGCTTCGTTGTACTGCTTGTGACTTCCGTGTGTCACTTTTCAATGACTACATCTGGGATCAGTCCTGTGATTACCTTTTTTTCAG GAATAACATGCCTGAACTCAGTAAACTAAGAGCAAAGATGATAAAGAAGAAAGGAGCACGAGCATATGCTTGTCAGTGCAGCTGGAGATCCATTGATGAACTAACTGACCTCCAAACAGACCAGCAGCTTCGGTGGGTTTGTGGTAAACATGCAGAATGA